One Prodigiosinella aquatilis DNA window includes the following coding sequences:
- a CDS encoding alpha/beta hydrolase: MILRLFIAGTIMMSVNGFSYSQSTFPVWPQGEAPGATASHAQPQVVERSKNPALPDRAAIGVRSPEITVYPASKPNGIALLITPGGAYQRVVLDKEGSVLAPFFNQQGYTLFVMTYRMPGEGHKEGADAPLADAQRAIRTLRANAVKWHINPQHIGIMGFSAGGHVAASLGTRFDQAVYPAQDAIDKLSARPDFMVLMYPVISMQTAIAHNGSRIALIGHHPTNAQINRYSAETQVTDQTPPTFLVHAVDDPSVAVDNSLVMFSALRAHHIPVEMHLFTQGKHGFGIRGTQGLPVATWPQLLDNWIKSLPDIKKENDHAGK, encoded by the coding sequence ATGATTCTCCGTTTATTCATTGCCGGAACCATTATGATGTCAGTTAATGGATTCAGTTACTCTCAGTCGACTTTCCCCGTCTGGCCACAAGGGGAAGCTCCTGGGGCAACGGCCTCACACGCACAGCCACAGGTCGTGGAAAGAAGCAAAAACCCGGCGTTACCCGATCGAGCCGCCATAGGCGTTCGTAGCCCGGAAATTACTGTCTATCCAGCGAGTAAACCTAATGGAATCGCGCTACTCATCACACCAGGCGGCGCCTACCAACGAGTTGTTCTGGATAAAGAAGGCAGCGTATTAGCCCCTTTCTTTAATCAACAAGGCTATACACTGTTTGTGATGACCTACCGAATGCCTGGTGAAGGTCACAAAGAAGGTGCAGATGCTCCGTTAGCTGATGCACAGCGAGCTATTCGTACCTTACGCGCCAACGCTGTCAAATGGCATATCAATCCACAACACATTGGCATTATGGGTTTTTCTGCTGGTGGCCATGTTGCTGCCAGTCTTGGTACACGATTCGATCAGGCTGTTTATCCCGCCCAGGATGCTATTGACAAACTAAGTGCCCGACCTGATTTTATGGTGTTGATGTACCCTGTCATTTCCATGCAAACAGCTATTGCCCACAATGGCTCCAGAATTGCACTGATAGGTCATCATCCTACCAATGCACAGATTAATCGCTATTCTGCCGAAACACAGGTTACCGATCAAACACCCCCAACATTTTTGGTCCATGCGGTAGATGATCCTTCAGTTGCCGTTGATAATAGTCTGGTTATGTTTTCGGCATTACGGGCGCATCATATCCCGGTTGAAATGCATCTGTTTACGCAGGGTAAACATGGTTTTGGTATCCGTGGGACCCAAGGATTACCCGTCGCAACCTGGCCGCAATTGCTGGATAACTGGATTAAATCATTGCCAGACATAAAAAAAGAAAATGATCATGCGGGGAAATAA
- a CDS encoding oligogalacturonate-specific porin KdgM family protein: MKLKLLALAVTSLISINALAVSIDYRHEWRDTAKGDQRDRLLISNRFANGFGLSSEVSWKQSSADSTPNKPFNEQVSNETEVIASYLYKFNQTFSLESGFSLVSGSTYRTYRPYLRGGVKFADDWTATLRYRPYYKRISGNIGSSSNTAENGYNITANVGYTFLKDYNISYEYDFKKINHAGAKSYDNHSYNADHQVKLSYKWDKNWKPYISLSNLADNGTSDHRQTRYRVGVVYTF; encoded by the coding sequence ATGAAATTAAAACTACTCGCTCTGGCTGTAACTTCATTAATTAGTATAAATGCACTAGCTGTATCAATTGATTACCGACATGAATGGCGAGATACTGCGAAAGGTGACCAACGGGATCGCTTATTAATATCAAACCGCTTCGCCAATGGTTTTGGATTATCTTCAGAAGTATCATGGAAACAATCCAGTGCAGACAGCACTCCGAATAAGCCATTTAATGAGCAAGTTAGCAATGAAACTGAAGTGATTGCAAGCTATCTCTATAAATTCAATCAAACTTTTTCTCTGGAAAGTGGCTTTAGCTTAGTCTCCGGGTCCACATACCGTACTTATCGTCCTTATCTTCGCGGTGGAGTAAAATTTGCCGATGACTGGACTGCCACACTGCGTTATCGCCCTTATTACAAACGTATTAGTGGTAATATTGGTAGTTCAAGTAATACGGCTGAGAATGGTTATAATATTACCGCCAATGTCGGCTATACGTTCCTTAAAGACTATAATATTTCTTATGAATATGACTTCAAGAAAATTAACCATGCCGGAGCAAAGAGCTATGACAACCATAGCTACAATGCCGATCATCAGGTTAAATTGTCTTACAAATGGGATAAAAACTGGAAGCCTTATATTTCTTTATCTAACCTCGCAGATAATGGCACCAGCGATCATCGTCAAACCCGTTATCGTGTAGGTGTAGTCTACACATTCTAA
- a CDS encoding ABC transporter substrate-binding protein: MKKVILRTLIASSLALLAHQSFAADQVNLRVSWWGGNGRHQATLKAIDAFHKQYPNIDVKAEYTGWDGHLSRLTTQIAGNTEPDVMQTNWNWLPIFSKNGDGFYDLNKVNGPLDLSQFSPKELQATTIDGKLNGIPISVTARMFYYNDETWKKAGLSYPKTWDELLNAGKVFKEKLGDQYYPVVLEHQDSLALLRSYMVQKYNIPAVDEKAKKFAYTDAQWVEFFQMYKKMVDSHVMPSSKYYASFGKSNMYEMKPWIAGEWAGTYMWNSTITKYSDNLKAPAKLVLGDYPMLPGAKDAGLFFKPAQMFSIGKSTKHPKEAAMLINFLLNSKEGVQAMGLERGVPLSKSAVAQLRADGVIKDSDPSVAGLTMALSLPHAMKTSPYFDDPQIVVLFGDAIQYIDYGQKSVEETAKYFQRQGDRILKRAMR; encoded by the coding sequence ATGAAAAAAGTGATCCTACGCACATTAATCGCCTCATCTCTGGCACTGTTGGCACATCAATCTTTTGCAGCAGATCAGGTTAATCTGCGTGTGTCATGGTGGGGCGGTAACGGACGTCACCAAGCTACACTAAAAGCCATTGATGCATTCCATAAACAGTACCCAAACATTGACGTTAAGGCAGAATATACTGGTTGGGATGGACATCTCTCACGTCTTACCACACAGATTGCCGGTAATACTGAACCCGATGTCATGCAGACCAACTGGAACTGGTTGCCTATTTTTTCCAAAAATGGTGATGGTTTCTATGATTTGAACAAAGTGAATGGCCCGCTGGATCTATCACAGTTCAGCCCCAAAGAGCTGCAAGCGACGACTATTGACGGAAAATTGAACGGCATTCCCATCTCCGTCACGGCCCGGATGTTCTACTATAACGACGAAACCTGGAAAAAAGCCGGGCTATCCTATCCGAAAACCTGGGATGAATTGCTGAACGCCGGTAAAGTATTCAAGGAGAAACTGGGAGATCAATACTATCCCGTCGTTCTGGAACATCAGGACTCGTTGGCGTTGCTACGTTCTTACATGGTACAGAAATACAACATCCCTGCCGTGGACGAAAAGGCGAAGAAATTCGCTTATACCGATGCACAATGGGTTGAGTTCTTCCAGATGTATAAAAAAATGGTCGATTCCCATGTTATGCCATCATCGAAATACTATGCCTCGTTCGGCAAGAGCAATATGTATGAAATGAAACCGTGGATTGCAGGTGAATGGGCAGGCACTTATATGTGGAACTCTACCATTACCAAGTACTCTGATAACTTGAAAGCGCCTGCCAAGCTGGTACTGGGAGACTATCCCATGTTACCAGGTGCCAAAGACGCAGGTCTGTTCTTTAAACCCGCACAGATGTTTTCTATCGGTAAATCTACCAAGCATCCGAAAGAAGCCGCGATGTTAATCAACTTTTTACTGAACAGTAAAGAAGGTGTACAGGCCATGGGCCTGGAGCGTGGTGTCCCATTGAGCAAATCAGCCGTCGCGCAATTACGTGCTGATGGCGTAATTAAAGATAGCGATCCATCTGTAGCTGGCCTGACTATGGCACTGTCTTTACCACATGCAATGAAGACATCACCTTATTTTGATGATCCGCAAATCGTAGTACTATTCGGTGATGCCATTCAGTATATTGACTATGGTCAGAAGTCGGTGGAAGAAACAGCAAAATATTTCCAGCGTCAAGGTGACCGTATTCTGAAACGTGCCATGAGATAA
- a CDS encoding ABC transporter ATP-binding protein, whose translation MAEVVFNKLEKVYSNGFKAVHGIDLTIKDGEFMVIVGPSGCAKSTTLRMLAGLETISGGEVRIGERIVNNLVPKARGIAMVFQNYALYPHMTVRENLAFGLKLSKMPKSQIEDHVNEAAKILELEDLMDRLPRQLSGGQAQRVAVGRAIVKKPDVFLFDEPLSNLDAKLRASMRIRISDLHKELKKSGKPATTVYVTHDQTEAMTMGDRICVMKLGHIMQVDTPDNLYHYPKNMFVAGFIGAPEMNIKPGQLLEHDGQIGLKVGHYPLLLNQSQQSKVQDYVGKEICFGIRPEYVTVSETPFETSHSQGELVRVENMGHEFFMYIKVDGFELTSRMPSDEARLIIKNGLHRQVFFQFDMDKCHIFDAKTEQNISL comes from the coding sequence ATGGCTGAAGTTGTTTTCAACAAACTGGAAAAAGTCTATTCCAACGGTTTCAAAGCAGTACACGGTATCGACCTAACGATCAAAGACGGGGAATTCATGGTTATCGTTGGTCCGTCTGGCTGTGCTAAATCCACAACCCTGCGCATGTTGGCTGGCCTGGAAACCATCAGTGGCGGTGAAGTTCGTATCGGTGAACGCATCGTCAATAATCTGGTACCCAAAGCACGTGGCATCGCAATGGTGTTCCAGAACTATGCCCTCTACCCACACATGACGGTACGCGAGAACCTGGCGTTTGGTCTGAAGTTGAGCAAAATGCCCAAAAGCCAGATTGAAGATCATGTTAACGAAGCGGCTAAAATTCTGGAGTTGGAAGACTTGATGGACCGGCTACCGCGTCAGCTCTCCGGTGGTCAAGCGCAGCGTGTCGCTGTCGGTCGCGCTATTGTAAAAAAACCGGATGTATTTCTGTTTGATGAGCCCTTATCAAATTTGGATGCCAAACTGCGTGCCTCGATGCGTATCCGTATCTCGGATTTGCATAAAGAGTTGAAGAAAAGCGGTAAACCAGCCACCACCGTCTATGTAACTCATGACCAGACCGAAGCCATGACAATGGGTGATCGTATCTGCGTCATGAAGCTGGGCCACATCATGCAAGTGGATACGCCAGATAACTTGTATCACTACCCGAAAAATATGTTTGTGGCCGGGTTTATTGGTGCGCCGGAAATGAACATCAAACCCGGACAGCTACTTGAGCACGATGGTCAGATCGGGTTGAAAGTCGGTCACTACCCCCTGCTACTCAACCAGTCACAACAGAGCAAAGTTCAAGATTATGTAGGCAAAGAGATCTGTTTCGGCATACGTCCCGAATATGTCACTGTTTCAGAAACCCCGTTCGAAACCAGCCACTCTCAGGGTGAATTGGTCCGCGTAGAAAATATGGGCCATGAATTCTTTATGTACATAAAAGTTGATGGCTTTGAATTAACCAGCCGGATGCCTTCCGACGAAGCCAGGCTGATTATCAAGAATGGCCTGCATCGCCAGGTATTCTTCCAGTTTGATATGGATAAATGCCATATCTTTGATGCAAAAACAGAACAAAATATCTCTCTATAA
- a CDS encoding carbohydrate ABC transporter permease, which translates to MADMHSQMSAQDIAAEEVRRTLRKEKLNAGIRYVILLFVGLLMLYPLVWMFSASFKPNREIFTTLSLWPTHITWDGFINGWKTGTEYNFGHYMINTFEYVIPKVILTIISSTIVAYGFARFEIPWKNFWFATLITTMLLPSTVLLIPQYIMFREMGMLNSYLPLYLPLAFATQGFFVFMLIQFLRGVPRDMEEAAQIDGCNSFQVLWYVVVPILKPAIISVALFQFMWSMNDFIGPLIYVYSVDKYPIALALKMSIDVTEGAPWNEILAMASISILPSIIIFFMAQRYFVQGVTSSGIKG; encoded by the coding sequence ATGGCTGATATGCATTCACAAATGTCTGCACAGGATATTGCAGCAGAAGAAGTGCGCCGCACACTGCGTAAAGAGAAACTCAATGCAGGCATTCGTTATGTGATTCTGTTGTTTGTTGGCCTGTTGATGCTCTACCCATTGGTCTGGATGTTTTCAGCGTCTTTTAAGCCAAACCGTGAAATTTTCACCACGCTCAGCTTATGGCCAACGCACATCACGTGGGATGGTTTTATTAACGGTTGGAAAACGGGGACGGAATACAACTTCGGTCACTACATGATCAACACGTTCGAGTATGTGATTCCGAAAGTCATCCTGACCATTATTTCCTCCACCATCGTGGCGTATGGTTTTGCCCGCTTCGAGATCCCGTGGAAAAACTTCTGGTTTGCCACACTGATTACCACCATGTTGCTGCCCAGTACCGTGTTGTTGATCCCTCAGTACATCATGTTCCGTGAAATGGGCATGCTGAACAGCTACCTGCCATTGTATCTACCGCTGGCATTCGCAACACAAGGATTCTTTGTGTTCATGCTGATTCAGTTCCTGCGTGGTGTTCCACGTGACATGGAAGAAGCCGCTCAGATTGACGGTTGCAACTCCTTCCAGGTGTTGTGGTATGTGGTAGTGCCAATTCTGAAGCCGGCCATTATCTCGGTAGCACTATTCCAGTTCATGTGGTCCATGAACGACTTTATCGGCCCACTGATTTACGTTTACAGCGTTGATAAATACCCGATTGCGTTGGCTCTTAAGATGTCTATTGACGTTACAGAAGGCGCACCGTGGAACGAAATTCTGGCAATGGCAAGTATTTCAATCCTGCCATCCATCATCATTTTCTTCATGGCTCAGCGCTACTTCGTTCAGGGCGTTACCAGCAGTGGAATTAAAGGTTAA
- a CDS encoding sugar ABC transporter permease, translating into MNENRMLGLAYISPYIIGLIVFTAFPFISSFILSFSEYDLMSPPTFTGLENYHRMFLEDDLFWKSMGVTFAYVFLTIPLKLIFALLIAFVLNFKLRGIGFFRTAYYVPSILGSSVAIAVLWRALFAIDGLLNSFLGVLGFHAINWLGEPSLALFSVTLLRVWQFGSAMVIFLAALQNVPQSQYEAAMIDGASKWQMFMKVTVPLITPVIFFNFIMQTTQAFQEFTAPYVITGGGPTHYTYLFSLYIYDTAFKYFDMGYGAALAWVLFLVVAVFAAISFKSSKYWVFYSADKGGKNG; encoded by the coding sequence ATGAATGAAAACAGAATGCTGGGGTTAGCCTATATCTCTCCTTATATAATAGGGTTGATAGTTTTTACCGCTTTCCCCTTTATTTCTTCTTTCATACTCAGTTTTTCCGAGTATGACCTGATGAGTCCACCAACATTCACCGGTCTGGAAAATTACCACCGGATGTTTTTGGAAGACGATCTCTTCTGGAAATCCATGGGTGTTACATTTGCCTATGTATTTTTGACCATTCCTTTGAAACTGATATTCGCGTTGTTAATCGCGTTTGTTCTTAACTTTAAATTACGAGGTATTGGTTTCTTCCGTACTGCTTACTATGTTCCCTCCATTCTGGGCAGCAGCGTAGCCATTGCCGTATTGTGGCGAGCACTGTTTGCTATTGATGGACTGTTAAACAGTTTCCTTGGCGTACTGGGTTTCCATGCCATCAACTGGCTTGGCGAACCTTCTCTGGCACTGTTTTCTGTGACCCTATTACGTGTCTGGCAATTTGGTTCCGCCATGGTGATCTTCCTTGCCGCACTACAAAATGTTCCTCAGTCACAATATGAAGCCGCGATGATCGATGGGGCTTCCAAGTGGCAGATGTTCATGAAAGTCACCGTACCATTGATTACACCGGTTATTTTTTTCAACTTCATCATGCAAACCACACAAGCATTTCAGGAATTTACCGCGCCTTATGTCATTACCGGCGGTGGGCCTACCCACTATACCTATCTGTTCTCACTTTATATTTACGATACGGCATTCAAATATTTCGATATGGGGTACGGCGCAGCACTTGCCTGGGTTTTGTTCCTGGTTGTAGCCGTGTTTGCGGCAATTTCCTTCAAATCATCTAAATACTGGGTGTTCTACTCCGCCGATAAGGGAGGGAAAAATGGCTGA
- a CDS encoding pectate lyase: MSIFSHLDTSKEIQLDLWLAALNSHIEKIQQYGHSHINPTPLLADGFDVQTRAPVVWKFPDGHDAPISNFASQQNWLRLLDSMSIVTEIEKYQKTAISQCEFFFSHFVDENSGLFYWGGHRFINLDSLKSEGPESKSLVHELKHHLPYYPFLHRINAEKTLHFLQGFWNAHVEDWNSLDLGRHGDYAKPRDPHVFMHTHHDVVDPAKWPELPLTKGLTFVNAGTDLIYAAFAYAQFSGDKQAALWGKHLYRQYVLARNPETGMPVYQFSSPLQRQPIPDDDNQTQSWFGDRAQRQFGPEFGTIAREANVLFRDMRPLLIDSPLAMLDILHQHPDSDMLEWVISGLKNYYQYAYDAASNTLRPMWNDGQDMTGYRFKRDGYYGKAGTELKPFPLEGDYLLPLVRAYRLSGDVELYTLITTMLERLGKDGLSTVATPFLLLAMIELAEYQQSKKWADHAWALAEILFARHFHHGLLTRSEKHRYVRLDDPFPLILLALVAACKNKLNKCPPILTQGGYVHGDFRINGENRVIYDIEFIYPELLTH; this comes from the coding sequence ATGAGTATTTTTAGTCACTTAGACACCAGCAAAGAAATACAGCTCGATTTATGGCTCGCTGCGCTGAACAGCCATATTGAAAAAATACAGCAATATGGTCACAGCCACATTAATCCGACACCGTTATTGGCTGATGGCTTCGATGTACAAACGAGAGCGCCAGTTGTCTGGAAATTTCCTGATGGGCACGATGCTCCCATTTCTAATTTTGCCAGTCAGCAAAATTGGCTTCGTTTGTTAGATTCCATGAGTATCGTCACAGAAATAGAGAAATATCAGAAAACGGCTATTTCCCAATGTGAATTCTTCTTTTCTCACTTTGTTGACGAAAATAGTGGTCTTTTCTATTGGGGTGGACATCGCTTTATTAATCTGGACTCGTTGAAAAGCGAGGGACCAGAATCAAAATCTCTGGTGCATGAATTAAAACACCATTTACCCTATTACCCGTTCTTGCACCGTATTAATGCCGAAAAAACACTTCATTTTCTACAGGGCTTCTGGAACGCACACGTCGAGGATTGGAACTCACTGGATTTAGGTCGTCATGGTGATTATGCCAAGCCACGCGATCCACACGTTTTTATGCACACGCACCACGATGTGGTAGACCCTGCAAAATGGCCTGAATTACCGCTGACGAAAGGGCTTACTTTTGTCAATGCCGGTACTGACCTGATTTATGCTGCCTTTGCCTATGCACAATTTAGCGGGGATAAACAAGCGGCCTTATGGGGAAAACATCTCTATCGTCAATATGTATTGGCGCGCAATCCGGAAACCGGAATGCCGGTGTACCAATTCAGCTCGCCCTTGCAACGCCAGCCGATTCCTGACGACGATAATCAGACACAGTCCTGGTTCGGCGATCGCGCCCAACGCCAGTTTGGCCCGGAATTCGGCACCATTGCCCGTGAAGCGAATGTGTTATTCCGAGATATGCGTCCATTGTTGATCGACAGCCCACTGGCGATGCTGGATATCCTGCATCAGCACCCTGACAGTGACATGCTGGAATGGGTGATTTCCGGGCTGAAAAACTATTACCAATATGCTTACGACGCTGCCAGCAATACGTTGCGCCCCATGTGGAATGACGGTCAGGACATGACCGGTTATCGTTTCAAACGCGATGGTTACTACGGAAAAGCAGGGACAGAACTTAAGCCCTTTCCACTAGAAGGTGATTACTTATTGCCACTGGTGCGTGCTTACCGACTGAGTGGTGATGTGGAATTGTACACACTGATCACCACCATGCTGGAGCGTCTGGGAAAAGACGGATTAAGTACAGTTGCAACCCCATTTCTACTGCTTGCCATGATAGAACTGGCTGAATATCAGCAATCAAAAAAATGGGCTGATCATGCCTGGGCACTGGCAGAAATATTATTTGCACGTCATTTTCATCATGGTCTGTTAACCCGTTCAGAAAAGCATCGTTATGTTCGTCTGGATGACCCCTTCCCTTTAATTTTGCTGGCGCTGGTTGCCGCCTGTAAAAACAAGCTGAACAAATGCCCGCCCATATTGACACAGGGGGGATATGTACACGGAGACTTTCGCATTAATGGGGAAAATAGGGTCATCTATGACATAGAGTTTATTTATCCTGAATTATTAACACATTAA
- the kduD gene encoding 2-dehydro-3-deoxy-D-gluconate 5-dehydrogenase KduD: MILDSFNLQGKVALITGCDTGLGQGMAIGLAQAGCDIVGVNIVDPKDTIEKVTSLGRRFLSLTADMSNIAGHAALVEKAVAEFGQVDILVNNAGIIRREDAIDFSEKNWDDVMNLNIKSVFFMSQTVARQFIKQGHGGKIINIASMLSFQGGIRVPSYTASKSAVMGITRLMANEWAKHNINVNAIAPGYMATNNTQQLRADEERSKEILDRIPAGRWGLPQDLMGPSVFLASSASDYINGYTIAVDGGWLSR, translated from the coding sequence ATGATTTTAGATTCCTTCAATTTGCAAGGTAAAGTTGCACTTATCACAGGCTGTGATACAGGACTGGGACAAGGTATGGCTATCGGCCTGGCACAGGCTGGTTGTGATATCGTCGGCGTCAACATTGTTGACCCCAAAGATACCATTGAAAAAGTCACTTCCCTGGGGCGCCGTTTCCTGAGTCTGACTGCGGATATGAGCAACATTGCCGGCCATGCAGCACTGGTTGAAAAAGCGGTTGCTGAATTCGGCCAGGTAGATATCCTGGTCAACAATGCTGGTATCATTCGTCGTGAAGATGCGATTGATTTCAGTGAGAAAAACTGGGATGACGTGATGAATCTGAACATCAAGAGCGTATTCTTTATGTCTCAGACCGTTGCCCGACAGTTCATCAAGCAGGGTCACGGCGGTAAGATCATTAATATTGCGTCTATGCTGTCCTTTCAGGGTGGGATTCGTGTACCGTCTTACACTGCATCCAAAAGTGCCGTTATGGGGATCACCCGCCTGATGGCCAACGAATGGGCAAAACACAATATTAACGTCAATGCTATCGCCCCTGGTTATATGGCAACCAATAACACCCAACAATTGCGTGCCGATGAAGAACGTAGCAAAGAAATTCTGGATCGTATCCCGGCTGGTCGTTGGGGTCTACCGCAGGATTTGATGGGGCCATCAGTATTCCTGGCTTCCAGCGCCTCTGACTACATTAATGGCTATACCATTGCTGTTGATGGTGGCTGGTTGTCGCGTTAA